Below is a genomic region from Coleofasciculaceae cyanobacterium.
AAGACTATGTACTGGTGCGCCCCGACGGTCACGTAGCTTGGAGAGGCAACGAACTACCCTCAGACTCAGAAGCGATAGTTGATCGCATTTGCGGATATTTTTAAATTTGCTTTGTCCTAACCCAAAGAGTTAATAGCTATTAGCTACGAACAAGCTAAAAGAAACGAAGTCTATCCCACTAAAAACGATCGTGAAACTTTACTATGCCCCCGCTTCATCCTATTCCCAGCGAGTCTTAATCGCTCTTTACGAAAAAGACTTATCTTTTACTCCCATTGAGGTAAATCTTTTTGAACCCCAGGCACGGAAGCAATATCAAAAGATTAATCCCTTTGCCAAAATTCCGACTCTGGAAACCAACGGCGGAGAAATAATTTTTGAAGCCTGCGTGATTATTGAATATCTTGATCGCCAGTTTCCACACCAGCCCTATTTACTAAATCCAGAACATGTTTTGGAGATTCGGACTATAGAAAGAATCATTGATGTCTATATCAATGGTGGGCGAGAAGTTTTGTTTGCTAATAGTCAGCGTCCTTTAGAAATGCGGGGCGGAAAAGAAGTAAGTAAAGCCCAAAGACTAGTAGACTCAGCCTCTCTCTATTTAG
It encodes:
- a CDS encoding glutathione S-transferase family protein; this encodes MKLYYAPASSYSQRVLIALYEKDLSFTPIEVNLFEPQARKQYQKINPFAKIPTLETNGGEIIFEACVIIEYLDRQFPHQPYLLNPEHVLEIRTIERIIDVYINGGREVLFANSQRPLEMRGGKEVSKAQRLVDSASLYLEDKLQNRTWLAGDEFSLADCTAGPTLNYLRLVYDHQHLPSLTDYVRRLESRPSVAKVQSEGRAQMTEMLASLPYAMALT